The DNA sequence atgtcatttCCTGCTTCTTCTTGGGTCCTGCCGATCCTGCTAGCTGTCCTTTTGTTTTTGTCTTGTAGCTTTTGTTGTAAGATTCCTTTGtctctttcttgatattttgttgcgtatctttttagttttcttcttcttcaaatttgATTTCTGGAACTATGTTTTTCTCTCCTTGACATTTCGAACATATGTGCTCTGAGTAGATTGGACTAATTTGTTTGCAGTATCTTGTCATTaagttttgagaaataaattctcCTCTAATAGCTCTTGTAATGGGTGCTTCTTCTGGTTGGATTAATGTTTTAATCCATCTCCGTATCTCTTCCATGTCGTTTTCCCTTAGGTTTTTTGAATGGGTGTAGATCATCGTGTGTTCTCGGGATTGGTATCcccaaataggtttttcttctACATAATTGTTGACTAGTTCACTTAGAATGGTTGATAGTCCTATAATTCTTTTGTTTGAGTAGAATGCTGGTATATCAGGTTTGGGTATTTCTGGTTGTATTTGTACATTTTCTGGGATAATCATTTCTCTAGTTAGTCCTAATTTAATAACTTGGATTATTGGTTTTATCTCGTTATAGAGTATCTCTGCTGGTGCtacataaaattttatataaaataggTCTCCTTTGGTGATTCTCTTGTAGGTAGTAAAGGCACTATATAGCTCTGGTATTGTAGCTATTTCTTGTCCGGTTTGTGTGTACACTGTACTTAATAGTCCGTAATTGTAACATGTTTTAACTAAATTTGCATTCGTCCCTGGTTGGGCAATCAGTCGGTTGTATCCTTGTAATGGTTGTGTTATATAGTCTGTTTTTgggttttggattgtttttgatcTCGGATTTAGGTTTAAAAAGGTTTGAATCTTGTGGATATTTTGTATATAGCTGTTGGTAATATAATCGTAGGTTTGTTTTTCCTGGTTTAAGCTTTCTCTATAGCTAGTTGTTTGTGGTGATGGTGTCAaaggattttgggattttggggtATATGGCTTGTTGAACATGGcgttcatatttgtatttgtatgttttccttttcttattgcTGATGTTGATGTACCTGCAGCTGTATGTAAAATAGTGTTAGTTTGTAGGTTTTGGGTTTTTAGGTGTTTCCCAACGTCACCTCCTAGGTCCGCATGTTTTGAGCCATGCTGCTGGCTTAGTTCCGCATGTTTTGAGCCATGCTGCTGGCTTAGGTTTTTTGCTTCTATAATCTGCAACCTCTTTTCTACTTCCGTCATTTGTAGTGATAGTGTAGTAAGTATTGAAAATAGGTCTTGTGTAGTTTCTTCTTCATTTGTTTGTGTACTTTTGTCTTGATAAGTAATCTGCAATCACATTCTTGTCAGTAGGAATTATTTCTATTGTAAATGTGAAATTTAGTATATTTAATACGAGTCTTCGTATTTCTTTCGTTGTAACTGAGTCTTGTACCTTTttggttatccaccatttaactTGTGTGTTATCTGTTCTAACAATAAATTTGTTATatactatatatggttcaaacgATAATAAACActtatataaagctaataattcttttctatttatttcccattttaactGTGGTTCCGTAAatgatcctgaataatatctacagtgatgttctattttttcatccttatatttgtatttaagtactcctccataactatggtTACTTGAGTCTGtctctactatatatataaattctctattttcatctggaaaatatagttttggtaattttttacacatatcttttattttttgtatatatgttttgtctttttcatcaaagtgatattctatatctttctttaattttttctgtaaaggttttaaattttctgccaatttaggtatatattctctaACTTGATTAACTAATCCTAagaatgattgtaatttcttttttgtatctagggtttcatttaaatttattattttttgtactatatgtgtttgcattttaattccatttttatctatttgaattcctaagaattccacctgatttttAAGTATTTCTGCCTTATTTTTACTAAGGCTAATTCCTGAGGATTCTAttatatgtatgaatttttctaataattttatatgttgatcTTGTGTCCTTGAGTATAGTAGTATATCGTCTATGTAGATTATACAGTTTTCTAATTGATTAAAATAGctatccataaaatgttggtatcttcctggtgcatttttatatccaaatggtaaaacgttccattcataaaatccttgtggtactgtaaaaGCTGTTAATTTTTTAGATTCTTCTTCTAATTTTAGGTGAtaaaatcctgatttacaatcgaatttactgaagtaattatatccttgtacttgccttatttttaatattttatttggtatcgggtaattatatgtttttgtttttgcatttaaattccTATAATCTATTACCATTCTACTTTTACCTCTTTTTTGCTcattatgtttatttactataaatgctgggctattatgtttactattactttcctgtatataattattttttaatagttcttttatatgcattttgaattcttctagatcattaaaattatattttaatggtttctgtgttattatactattttcatctattaattctatttttactttcgttttatgTTTATCCCATCCTTGAAGGGGATTTTCATTATATAATGATTCTAATTtgtcttgaattatttttatcttatttatagcaaatattattaattctatttgttgctcatttattttttcattttctaatttttgggTTACCTTTTCACTTCCTTTAATCCACGgtgttgtttttcttattttatttcttactctttttgctcctatTTTTTGTTTGCATGGTGTAGTAAACCACCAATGAGTTTTTGTTATTATATGTGGGTATAATTTATCTAAAAAGGGCATTCCTATTAATATATCTTTATTTGTAAATTCATAACTATATATTTCATCCATAGTTagtattttatcccatatttgtatttttatattttttgctttttgcgtTATCAAGCTTCCTTCATTGTTAAATCCTGTTACCACAATAGGTGTTAataatttttcccatttatctTCAGGTAAACAGTTATGTCTGCATACATTTACTCctgctcctgtatctatcatGGGTGTATAATATCTGCTGTAATAtccttctattattatttttgctagtatatatatttttgtcatGTTAAGGTTCTTTCAattgttattttcttatttttatatgtTATTATAAGATGTCTATCTCCTAGGTTATATGGTTTAACtgtttctaaccattttattcctaaggtaatattttcatttccttggtaaatattaaattctatttctactgggattcctccaataattagttccttctttgttatttcttctGTTCCTACCAAATTTTTAGGTAATCCTGGGCATATTGTTTCTGTAGTTATTATTTCACTTTCTTTAACTAGTTCTTTAGTTATATAATTGTCTTCTTGTCCAGTATTTATCATTATTAGGTATTTTCTTTGATCTATTACTCCTGTTATATAATAGTTGTGTAACTCCGGTTCTTTTATTAATCTTTGTGGGTTTGTATATTCTAATCTTCTCGAGGTACTTGCTCTTGAAGATGTAGTTTGTGGGGATTCATAATTTATTCTTTTAGATGTGCTTAGTCTTTCTCTTACTATTTCTAAATCTCCTTCCATATCTATATCTTTGTAACTATAATCATTATTGTCTATGACTGATATTATACTATCAAATGggttttctatctttattttttcaatcttatttcgtgctgttattttgtgattggttgttaatatatataaatttttacattttgctgtaaatattttacttcctGGTGCCAGctctattcctgacattttccagtacAATACTAGTGATTTATCTATATTAGCATCTTTTAATGCTACTGTATAGTTAGcactaattataaatttaaatttttggtatatcaaatttccttttattgcacaaATTATACTCTTTTCTATAGGTTGTActattctatcatctgctaaatatatttctattggTGTATCTATCCCTTCTCTAAAACAGGCTTTTATAAGTATTTCTGTTCCTCCTAAGTGTACATATTTGATCGGATTTTTTGCTTTTATATTctgaatttctttatttattgttcttttatttattataggTATTTTAGCTTTTCCTCTAGTATATTTACAATctattatatgttctttttgacttattacataatattcttcttttttaattttgaacCAGTTTTTTATTGTTGGTACTTCTAATATTTTACCGATGCTTAAATCtaaatcttttccttttattttttcaaaaatatcattatcaaatattactttttgttCACTTGATTCTTCATCCTTATATTCTTCTCTGCTTATTATTTGTATATCGTTTTCAGTCATTTTCCTCTATATCTGATAGTTCTTTTTCTGATTCTATTTCTGTTTCTAATTCAGGTTCTAATTCATAAatactatcttcactatctaaTTCATAATCTATATAGTCTAGTTGCATGTATTCTTCATTATCAGtgttaatttctgttatttgtttCTTTTTAGGGTCTCTAGGTAATTTACAATCTTTGGCTAGGTgtcctaattttccacaattgtaaCAAGTACATTCGGATAATTTTTTCTTAATTCTATATGGTCTTTTTCTTTTGTAATCTTTTATATAATATCTTTTCCTCGGGTTTTTATACTTATATTTTAACTTAtttcttctatattttttatattttcttttataatttttctttttataataattaTCTGTACATCCAAACTGGGGTGCAGTTTTAATTTTACAACATGTAAGGTTTTTTATCAGTGTTTTTTccattttaatttcttctttatgtttttcACATAATTCTATAAACCAATTCTTTAAATATCTAATTCTAGCTCCTAAGGTATCTTCTAATCCTGCTTTTTCCCAATCTCTTATTATTTTAGAActaaaaggttctggtaattttgtaaagtatatttttctgatttcttttccttcttcaacACTATATGTTCCTTTATAGTAATATTCTTTAAATGCACACGTATATTCGTCTATGTAACACATGTTACATATAGCTAGTTTGTTCATTAGATTTCTACTTactgttttttctttttgttgctcTTCTATTTCTGTTGTCATACTACTAAATTCATTTCTTATAGctaattcatattttattaaTATGTCTATAGTTGTTGTAGCTGATTCACCATCgaattttttattacttcttaaTGCTTTTATACTTTCATCATTTAGATTTTGTATCCATAATTTTACTGTTCCTATTATTGTcctttctatatatcctggtgcttctggaattggtattttattatctattaattgttttgatatatatcctacccatagttgtattattttattaacgTCTTCTACGCAATCTAAGTCCAAAAAGTTATAttgttcatttattatttttggtgTCCATTTTCTGTTTAATCTTTTATCCCATAATACTTTACTTCTGTCACTTCGTTCATAATTATTATTgtaatatgttggtattgtttgtttgtattttctttcttttgatgtaCTTGGTTTTTCGCTTATATCTCCGGCATATATTTCTGGATTTATTATGTTATTTGTTTTAGTtataagttctgtatatgtttcacttatttctgAATCTTCTGAACTTTCTGTATTCTGTTCATTTTCATTATTAGTTTCATTTATTTCTTCAAGTTTTACTTCTATGTCCTCTTTTAATTTTTCCCTAAATTTTTCTATTTCTTCCTTCAATCTTTCTTCTTGctctaattcttttttcttttctctttctctctgttTGTTTTCATACAATTCTTTTAATATTGCTAATATAAGgatgaaaaaatagaacatcactgtagatattattcaggatcatTTACGGAACCACagttaaaatgggaaataaatagaaaagaattattagctttatataagTGTTTATTATcgtttgaaccatatatagtatATAACAAATTTATTGTTAGAACAGATAACACACAagttaaatggtggataaccaaAAAGGTACAAGACTCAGTTACAACGAAAGAAATACGAAGACTCGTATTAAATATACTAAATTTCACATTTACAATAGAAATAATTCCTACTGACAAGAATGTGATTGCAGATTACTTATCAAGACAAAAGTACACAAACAAATGAAGAAGAAACTACACAAGACCTATTTTCAATACTTACTACACTATCACTACAAATGACGGAAGTAGAAAAGAGGTTGCAGATTATAGAAGCAAAAAACCTAAGCCAGCAGCATGGCTCAAAACATGCGGAACTAAGCCAGCAGCATGGCTCAAAACATGCGGACCTAGGAGGTGACGTTGGGAAACACCTAAAAATCCAAAACCTACAAACTAACACTATTTTACATACAGCTGCAGGTACATCAACATCAgcaataagaaaaggaaaacatacaaatacaaatatgaacgCCATGTTCAACAAGCCATATaccccaaaatcccaaaatccttTGACACCATCACCACAAACAACTAGCTATAGAGAAAGCTTAAACCAGGAAAAACAAACCTACGATTATATTACCAACAGCTATATACAAAATATCCACAAGATTCAAACCTTTTTAAACCTAAATCCGAgatcaaaaacaatccaaaacccAAAAACAGACTATATAACACAACCATTACAAGGATACAACCGACTGATTGCCCAACCAGGGACGAATGCAAATTTAGTTAAAACATGTTACAATTACGGACTATTAAGTACAGTGTACACACAAACCGGACAAGAAATAGCTACAATACCAGAGCTATATAGTGCCTTTACTACCTACAAGAGAATCACCAAAGGAGAcctattttatataaaattttatgtaGCACCAGCAGAGATACTCTATAACGAGATAAAACCAATAATCCAAGTTATTAAATTAGGACTAACTAGAGAAATGATTATCCCAGAAAATGTACAAATACAACCAGAAATACCCAAACCTGATATACCAGCATTCTACTCAAACAAAAGAATTATAGGACTATCAACCATTCTAAGTGAACTAGTCAACAATTATGTagaagaaaaacctatttgggGATACCAATCCCGAGAACACACGATGATCTACACCCATTCAAAAAACCTAAGGGAAAACGACATGGAAGAGATACGGAGATGGATTAAAACATTAATCCAACCAGAAGAAGCACCCATTACAAGAGCTATTAGAGgagaatttatttctcaaaacttAATGACAAGATACTGCAAACAAATTAGTCCAATCTACTCAGAGCACATATGTTCGAAATGTCAAGGAGAGAAAAACATAGTTCCAGAAATcaaatttgaagaagaagaaaactaaaaagatacgcaacaaaatatcaagaaagagaCAAAGGAATCTTACAACAAAAGCTACAAGACAAAAACAAAAGGACAGCTAGCAGGATCGGCAGGACccaagaagaagcagaaaatgacataaagaaaaaaGCTATGTAATTATTAAAGCAACTTTTGACTTTATGTAAATTATTTTCCGTCTTTTAGTTTTTAAGTTGTTGTTGTGAGTCCCACTTTATCACTACCACTGTCAGTGGAAAAACTGTTGGGAACGCGtcttttactttaattttagACCGTCCAAGTGTAAAGTTAGGAGGACGATGTTTGGATTAGTTTCCGTTATAAATAGACAGCCCTTAAGGCTTAGAGGGACACACCTTACCTTACCCCTTTCACATCCTTCTGAAAAAACTCTCTTGTAACCTCTCTTGTAAAAATCTATTCAGTGAAATAAATTAACATCTTTAATCTATGGAGCAATCCAAACCTATGAAAGAAGAAATCCCCGATATACAGTATCAagtaagttttttttaaaaatatgtataGCTAAATACATATATTCCTGAAATCTCTAGATTATCATAATTGTTATCATGTTATAACTGTTATTTAGAATAATTTTAGTAAGTTTGCCATGAATAATTATGCTGAGAGTAGTTTAAGCCCAGACTATGCCATCCTAAGGGTGAAACCAGTAAGGCAGAAGGCCGTGGTAGGGAAGTAACCAGAGTTGAGGCGCTGTTAGGGTAAAACGATTGAAgcaaaaaatcatggtagtgactaAAAGAATTGTTCTTAATAACTTGTTATAGGATGACGATAAACATGATAAACGAAGAGATTAAAGGAATATTTTTAGCCAAAACATCAAACAAAAATGGATCATCCTTACATCTTAGATAACACTGATGAATATAAAATAACCATTTTACACATACTTAGATCACTAAATAATGAtatcaaaaatataatatttgacaaATTACTTATGAACGAAATACTAGAACTAATGACCCAACAATGGTATGATTTAGCAGAATTATCTGACTTAGAAGAAGAGAATACAATAAGCCTATCTGAATTTGATATACTTACAGAGGATATATATTCAGACTAGATGAACCTAACAGAAACCCGAAAAATAATAGAATTACAAGAACAtagattacatcaaaatatgcaattatatcaagaatctaaagatctaatctttttagaacatataagagataatataaaacaattaaaagaactacataataaggataaactagaaaaactaaatataaacaaattaataacattcttccaactccaaaaaattaatataaacgaATATATAGAAACAGGAGAAATAGAATATGTAGAATATATAACAAATTgtaaaatagaaatatcaaaattaGAATCTATAATAAGAGAATATTATGATTAAGCATGATAAATCAAGAATATTTACCATACTGGATAGAAATTACGGAAAAAATAGAAGCTTTAGAACAACAACTAAAATTAACAATCAATACTTACTTAATAACAAAGGATATAGACCTTCTGATAAATATACAACAAGACATAAcggaaatattaaaaataaaaccgtTACAAACAGAATAttacaataaaatatttacaatataAAAATAGTCATAAATACAACAAATCCACTAAAGACTAAACAAAAATATAATCTGAACCACTTTTAAAGAATGATAGAAAAATACAGAATAACTACTTACATGACAAAAAGAAtgctagaaaaatataaaatactagtcCTATATTTTATCAAAGAATTAAAACCTACTGACATAAAAATAGATATTTGGGAAAAAATACTTAAATACGAAAAAGAAGTAGAAGACCCACAAAATACATACGATTTGGTAGAAGAATATTCAGACTTATGAAGATTTATGAACAAAAgctaataataacttcaaatatagGAAGAAGATATAAGAAAGTAGGAGAAAACATATATTTAATGTTAGAAAAAGAAACTGCAAGATTAGAAGATAGTTTAACAGCAATGACaagaataataaaagaaaatgaagaaattgataggaaaaatgaaattgaaaaaattaggcaacaagctaaaaaagaattacagcaagtggaagaaaacaaaaacaccaggataatggaattagaaaaagaattagCAATATTAAAAGAATTGTATGAAAACAaacagagagaaagagaaaagaaaaaagaattagagCAAGAAGAAAGATTGTTATATGGTTTAACtgtttctaaccattttattcctaaggtaatattttcatttccttggtaaatattaaattctatttctactgggattcctccaataattagttccttctttgttatttcttctGTTCCTACCAAATTTTTAGGTAATCCTGGGCATATTGTTTCTGTAGTTATTATTTCACTTTCTTTAACTAGTTCTTTAGTTATATAATTGTCTTCTTGTCCAGTATTTATCATTATTAGGTATTTTCTTTGATCTATTACTCCTGTTCTATAGGTTGTActattctatcatctgctaaatatatttctattggTGTATCTATCCCTTCTCTAAAACAGGCTTTTATAAGTATTTCTGTTCCTCCTAAGTGTACATATTTGATCGGATTTTTTGCTTTTATATTctgaatttctttatttattgttcttttatttattataggTATTTTAGCTTTTCCTCTAGTATATTTACAATctattatatgttctttttgacttattacataatattcttcttttttaattttgaacCAGTTTTTTATTGTTGGTACTTCTAATATTTTACCGATGCTTAAATCtaaatcttttccttttattttttcaaaaatatcattatcaaatattactttttgttCACTTGATTCTTCATCCTTATATTCTTCTCTGCTTATTATTTGTATATCGTTTTCAGTCATTTTCCTCTATATCTGATAGTTCCATTTTGGGGGGTTTGTGGGTCGGATTTAGCTCCGATTAGCTTTTGTTCATAAATCTTCATAAGTCTGAATATTCTTCTACCAAATCGTATGTATTTTGTGGGTCTTCTACTTCTTTTTCGTATTTAAGTATTTTTTCCCAAATATCTATTTTTATGTCAGTAGGTTTTAATTCTTTGATAAAATATAGgactagtattttatatttttctagcaTTCTTTTTGTCATGTAAGTAGTTATTCTGTATTTTTCTATCATTCTTTAAAAGTGGTTCAGATTATATTTTTGTTTAGTCTTTAGTGGATTTGTTGTATTTATGACTATTTTtatattgtaaatattttattgtaaTATTCTGTTTGTAacggttttatttttaatatttccgTTATGTCTTGTTGTATATTTATCAGAAGGTCTATATCCTTTGTTATTAAGTAAGTATTGATTGTTAATTTTAGTTGTTGTTCTAAAGCTTCTATTTTTTCCGTAATTTCTATCCAGTATGGTAAAT is a window from the Nicotiana tomentosiformis chromosome 10, ASM39032v3, whole genome shotgun sequence genome containing:
- the LOC138899994 gene encoding uncharacterized protein gives rise to the protein MTEVEKRLQIIEAKNLSQQHGSKHAELSQQHGSKHADLGGDVGKHLKIQNLQTNTILHTAAGTSTSAIRKGKHTNTNMNAMFNKPYTPKSQNPLTPSPQTTSYRESLNQEKQTYDYITNSYIQNIHKIQTFLNLNPRSKTIQNPKTDYITQPLQGYNRLIAQPGTNANLVKTCYNYGLLSTVYTQTGQEIATIPELYSAFTTYKRITKGDLFYIKFYVAPAEILYNEIKPIIQVIKLGLTREMIIPENVQIQPEIPKPDIPAFYSNKRIIGLSTILSELVNNYVEEKPIWGYQSREHTMIYTHSKNLRENDMEEIRRWIKTLIQPEEAPITRAIRGEFISQNLMTRYCKQISPIYSEHICSKCQGEKNIVPEIKFEEEEN
- the LOC138899992 gene encoding uncharacterized protein, with protein sequence MTEVEKRLQIIEAKNLSQQHGSKHAELSQQHGSKHADLGGDVGKHLKTQNLQTNTILHTAAGTSTSAIRKGKHTNTNMNAMFNKPYTPKSQNPLTPSPQTTSYRESLNQEKQTYDYITNSYIQNIHKIQTFLNLNPRSKTIQNPKTDYITQPLQGYNRLIAQPGTNANLVKTCYNYGLLSTVYTQTGQEIATIPELYSAFTTYKRITKGDLFYIKFYVAPAEILYNEIKPIIQVIKLGLTREMIIPENVQIQPEIPKPDIPAFYSNKRIIGLSTILSELVNNYVEEKPIWGYQSREHTMIYTHSKNLRENDMEEIRRWIKTLIQPEEAPITRAIRGEFISQNLMTRYCKQISPIYSEHICSKCQGEKNIVPEIKFEEEEN